The following proteins are co-located in the Paraburkholderia phytofirmans PsJN genome:
- a CDS encoding DUF1835 domain-containing protein yields MSTIHLTNGDVAAESLRTALRDAGRDERVHALRDDLAVGPLRGVDDAPDVRADFWDRVSADTKRDFLREFREQAAALENIARGEANLVVWHGESASDQLMLRRVCYHLRNNPQRLNEVRLSIRDLTDPGAWAHSRKDRATSVGMFAPTVLQSRLPDAAPISVLRISRLALEWQEVKHANGETRRWRDNTFTSGSFAELDALIIEHVTEDWQPAARVAAELMTAELGFLVSDTVVLWRFRELAATRRIKLRGDASAWRTLELCAAFAPCPH; encoded by the coding sequence ATGAGCACGATCCACCTCACCAACGGCGATGTCGCCGCCGAGTCACTGCGCACCGCCTTGCGCGATGCGGGCCGCGATGAGCGCGTGCACGCACTGCGCGACGATCTCGCGGTCGGCCCGCTACGCGGCGTCGACGACGCGCCTGACGTGCGCGCGGACTTCTGGGATCGCGTGAGCGCCGACACGAAGCGCGATTTCCTGCGGGAATTTCGCGAACAGGCCGCGGCGCTGGAGAATATCGCGCGCGGCGAAGCGAATCTGGTGGTGTGGCACGGCGAAAGCGCATCGGATCAATTGATGCTACGCCGCGTCTGCTATCACCTGCGCAACAACCCGCAGCGACTGAACGAAGTGCGTCTGTCGATTCGCGATCTCACCGATCCGGGCGCGTGGGCGCACAGCCGCAAAGACCGCGCGACGTCGGTCGGCATGTTCGCGCCAACCGTTCTGCAATCCCGTCTGCCGGACGCCGCGCCGATTTCCGTGCTGCGCATCAGCCGGCTCGCGCTCGAATGGCAGGAAGTCAAACACGCGAACGGTGAAACCCGGCGCTGGCGCGACAATACTTTTACGAGCGGAAGCTTCGCGGAACTCGACGCGCTGATTATCGAGCACGTGACTGAAGACTGGCAGCCCGCCGCGCGCGTCGCCGCCGAATTAATGACCGCCGAGCTCGGCTTCCTGGTCAGCGACACCGTTGTGCTGTGGCGCTTCCGTGAACTGGCCGCAACCCGGCGCATCAAGCTTCGCGGCGACGCGAGCGCCTGGCGCACGCTCGAATTGTGCGCGGCGTTCGCCCCCTGTCCACATTAA